TAAATCTTCCCAGTTTTTAATGGCATGTCGAATGCCTGTTTCTCCTTTGTCGAGACTATGGTTGTTTGCGATAGAAACGATATCGACCCCTGACGCTTTTAAGGCTTCGCCTACCTCTTTAGGAGAGTTAAAGGATGGATATCCGGAAAGCCCGAGCTCTTTGCCGCCGATCATCGTTTCTTCATTGGCAATCGTAATGTCAGATTTAGTTAAATAAGGCTTGACTTGATCGAGCATCGGCAGAAAATCGTAGCCGCTTTTCGTCTTTGCATTTGTATAAACTCGCTTATGGATAAGGATATCTCCAATGGCAGAAATCGTTAGAGGGTCTCGGATATTTGCGGGAGCATCTTTATGAAGGCTGGTGTTGGTGAGATTCGGCATGTTTTTGGAATCAATGGTGTTTAAAGGCTTCTCGGCACAAGCAGTTATGAGCATGCATATGAGTACCAGGTTTGCGATCGCTAGTAAAAGGCGCATCTGCTATCATCTCCATCGATTTTTCAAAATCAGTCAATATAGGACTTTTATCTCCGTTTATAGGATTATTATAACAAAAATATCCAAATAAATTCCATATGATGACAGATTTATAACGGCAATTTTTGGGTATTCAAAAAAGTGAGAGGAATGCACGAAGGAGGAAGATGTCATGAGCTTGAAAAATACAGAAGCTGCTGATGCAGATTTTCATAGTAAAGAGCAGTATGTGGACATAAAAATGGGGCGTCACGATATCTTTTTTAAAAAAGGTTACGATGTCCTCTATACCATCAACGACTTTATCATTGGCATATGGTTTTTAATTGGAAGTATTTTTTTCTATTTTGAAAGCTTGCAGACGTGGGGCGTCACTTTATTTGTTCTAGGAAGTGTCCAGCTGTTAATACGACCAACAATCAGGCTGATTCACCGTTTCCACATGCGTAGTTATTACAAAAATGAGTATGAACAGAAGCGTAATTAACATCGATTCCTCTGCTGATAAAGCAGGGGATTTTATCGTTGAAGGAGAATGTACCAAGTAAGAACAGTTGTCGAAGGGGGAGAAGGCATTGACTTATGAAGAAGTATTGACAAAGCTTGAAGAATTAGGAGATGAACAAACGAAAAAAACGTTTAAACGTCATGGAGCCAAAGAACCTGTGTTGGGTGTGAAAGTAGGGGATTTAAAAAAACACCTTGTCAAAAGAGTGAAGAAAGATCAGGAGCTGGCCCTTTCCTTATTTCGCTCGGGCAACAGTGATGCTATGTACCTGGCAGGGCTGACGGTAAATCCTAAACTCGTTTCCAGAGAGGAACTTGAGCAGTGGGTCAAGCTTGCGAACTGGTACATGATTCATGAATATACGGTAGCTCAAGTGGCAGCGGAATCTCCTTATGCTCTGGAACTTGCTCGTAAGTGGATGAACTCGGGAAATGAGGGAGTGGCAACTGCCGGCTGGAGTACGTATTCCAATTATTTGTCGATCACTCCTGATGAAGACATTCATCCTAATGAAGTCAAACAGCTGCTTGAGAAGGTGGAACAAACGATTCATGATCAGCCCAATCGAGTGAGGTATGTGATGAATGGATTCGTAATTGCCGTGGGAGCTTATTATCCGCCGCTCCATGAGGAAGCAAAGAGAGCAGCAGAATCCATTGGTAAGGTTCATGTCAATATGGGAAAGACAGCTTGTAAAGTTCCGTATGCCCCTGATTATATTGAGAAAATTGAAAATAGAAACGCGATTGGTAAAAAAAGAAAAACATGTATTTGTTAAGAAATCTAGAAAAGCAGTAAAAAGCGTGCAAGGTTCTCCCTGCACGCTTTGTGATTATTCATTTCTAATATAAAATGGAAGCTCAGTATGGCCCATTTCTCTAACATAAACAAATAATTGGCCTTTATGGTGAATTTCGTGATCCAATCCTAAATGAAGCAGACTACCGGCTGGAATATCGCGGCCAAGCATTTTTTTGACATCCACAATTTCTTCCATGTCTTCATCAGACAGAGCGTGAATTAATTCCACTGTTTTATCCGTATAGTTCTTGGCGCGTTCAGGGAGCGGAGTGCTGTCTTCTTCTTCATAAAGTTTACCTGGCTGCTGCTTGTTCGCGATGTTAGCAAACATATACATGCTTTC
This Halobacillus salinarum DNA region includes the following protein-coding sequences:
- a CDS encoding YrhK family protein, coding for MSLKNTEAADADFHSKEQYVDIKMGRHDIFFKKGYDVLYTINDFIIGIWFLIGSIFFYFESLQTWGVTLFVLGSVQLLIRPTIRLIHRFHMRSYYKNEYEQKRN
- a CDS encoding DNA alkylation repair protein — its product is MTYEEVLTKLEELGDEQTKKTFKRHGAKEPVLGVKVGDLKKHLVKRVKKDQELALSLFRSGNSDAMYLAGLTVNPKLVSREELEQWVKLANWYMIHEYTVAQVAAESPYALELARKWMNSGNEGVATAGWSTYSNYLSITPDEDIHPNEVKQLLEKVEQTIHDQPNRVRYVMNGFVIAVGAYYPPLHEEAKRAAESIGKVHVNMGKTACKVPYAPDYIEKIENRNAIGKKRKTCIC
- a CDS encoding DinB family protein, encoding MSRSEQFINYFLSHREVLNELIEKIEHEHYTYKPTPTSMEAQKLVNHILESMYMFANIANKQQPGKLYEEEDSTPLPERAKNYTDKTVELIHALSDEDMEEIVDVKKMLGRDIPAGSLLHLGLDHEIHHKGQLFVYVREMGHTELPFYIRNE